AGTCGCGGTTCGAGGCGTGGACGCTCCGGGCGGCCGCCGAGGCCGACGACCCGGTGTCGCTGCGCGGGCTCATCCACCTCGGCGTCGCGACCGAGGAGATCTCCGACGCCGCGCTGGCGATCACCGAGGGGGTCCGCCGCGACCTCGACGTCCACCCGGTCGTGGAGATGGCGGTCCAGGAGTCGGACGAGATAATTTCTCGCACCATCGTCGGCGAGGGGAGCGACCTCGACGGCACCGCGGTCGCCGACGGCGTGCCCGCGACCGACATCTCGACGAGCGTCCTCGCGGTCCGCCGCCCGGAGGAGGGGTGGCTGGTCGGTCCCGACATCGACACCACGCTCCGGGGCGGCGACGTGATCATCGCGAAGGGGACCCGGACCTCGGCGGAGGAGTTCGATGCCCTCGCGGCGTGAGGCGGACGGGGCGGAGCCGGAGAGCGGGCGGCAGGGCGGCGATGCTAACGGGGAGGGTCCGGGAGACGAGAGGGACAAACGGGGTCCCGTCGCCCTCGCTCGGGCGTACTACGGCGCGCTCGACACCGGCGAGTACGACCGGCTGCGCTCCCTGCTCGACCCCGGCTTCGTCCAGAACCGCCCCGACCGGACCTTCGAGGGCCGCGACCGGTTCGTCGCGTTCATGCGCGACGAGCGGCCGAACACGGACACGACCCACGTCGTCGAGCGCGTCTACCCCGCGGGCCCCGGCGTCGCGGTCCGGGGGAGGCTCCTCGACGCGGACGGCGAGGAGCTGTTCGCGTTCGTCGACGTCTTCGGCGTTGAGGACGGGCGGCTGACCGCCCTGGAGACGTACGCGGCCGACTCGTAGGATCGATTCTCGTCGGGCCGTCCCGAATCACCAAGCCGCGCGCAACACGCCGAGGATCCCCTCGGCGGTCGCGTCGAGGTCGGCCGGCGCGCGCGCCATCGGCGGGTCCTCGACGACGAACTCGGCGATCGCCGGGAGGTCGTCCTCGTCCGTCTCGGGCAGGTCCCGGAGTCGGCTCGGCACGTCGAGCGAGTCCCGGACTTCGGCGACCGCCGCGACGACGTCCTCCGCGACTGCGTCGTCGTCGCGCCCCGCCGTCGGGACGCCCAGCCCGGCCGCGAGCGCCCGGCGGCTCGCGTCGACCTCGTCGAAGAGGTACGCCAGCGCGTGGGGCGCGATCGCGGCGTGAACCGCGCCCTGCTGGACGTCGTACCGGCGGGCGAACCCGTGGCCGAACGCGTGGACGACGGATATCTTTCGGTCGAGTTGAACGAGCAGCGCCCCGACGACGGCGCGGTCGGTCGCCGCCTCGCTCGACGGCTGGTCGCCCGCGACGTGCGGGAGCGCGTCCGAGAGGAGCCGGAGCCCGTGGACCGCGGCCGCGTCGCTTACCGGGGAGGCGTCGCGGGCGTACGGCGTCTCGACGCCCTTGTTGAACCCGTTCATCGCCGAGCCGGCGAGCACCGACCGCGGCGTCGTCTCGAACAGCGCCGGGTCGGCGACGTCCGCGATCGGCCACGCGCCGCTCCCGCTGACGGTCACCGGCTGGCCGGTCGGGGACTCGCCGGCCGAGAACACCGCCAGCGACCCGCCCGCCGAGAGGTCCGCGCCCGCGAACGTCGTCGGGATGACGACGACTGGGAGGGCCGGCTCCGAGCCGGGTGCCAACTCGCCGAGCGCGTCCGCCCCCGACTCCGCGTCGGCGCGGAGGTCACCGAGGTCCCGCCCGTCCGCCGCGAGCAGTGTCGCCTGCCGCGCGACGTCGAGGCTCGCGCCGCCGCCGACCGCGACGAGGACGTCTGCTCCAACCTCCGCCCGCGCATCGAGGAGGTCGTAGGCGGTCTCGACCCGCTTGTCGGGTGTGGTCCCGTCGAAGATTCCCGCGAACCGATCGCCGAGTCCCTCTCGGATCGGGTCCATTAGCGCGTCGTTCGCGCCCGTGTTCGAGCCGCAGACGACCAAGGCGTCGTCGAGGCCGCGGTCGTCGAGCCAGCCGTCGAGGTCTGCGATCCGCCCCCGTCCGAACCGGATCTCGCAGCCGCGGTGAACGTGTTCGAAGGAGTCCGCGATGGGTAGCATCGGCGAGGCGTACGGCGGGCGGCGGCTTGTAGCTGTGGGACGCGTCAGCATACCGGGCGGGTTCCGGGTCCGAACCCGGCGTCGAACCTGACCGAGCGCGCCGCGCTCGGTCCCTGCGGCGTCCGTCACGGCCGCTCACGCGCGCGGGCGTGCGTCGGGTTTATAAGCCGACGGCAATTAGCTGGAGTAAGTTCCTATGTCAGAGCAGAGCGAATACGGAGCCGGCCAAATTCAGGTCCTCGAAGGCCTGCAGGCCGTCCGTAAGCGACCGGCGATGTACATCGGGTCCACGGACGGTCGTGGGCTCCACCATCTCGTCTACGAGGTCGTCGACAACTCCATCGACGAGGCGCTCGCGGGGTACTGCGAGGAGATCGAGGTCCGGGTCCACGACGACGGCTCCGTCTCCGTCCGCGACGACGGACGCGGGATCCCGGTCGACACCCACGAGGAGTACGACCGGCCCGCGCTGGAGGTCATCCTGACCGTCCTCCACGCCGGCGGGAAGTTCGACTCCAAGTCGTATCAGGTGTCCGGCGGGCTCCACGGCGTCGGCGTCAGCGTCGTCAACGCCCTCTCGGAGCGGCTGGAGGTCGAGGTGAAACGCGACGGCGGCGTCTACCGCCACGAGTTCGAGCGCGGCGAACCCGGCGAGGACGCATTCGAGCGCGTCCGCGACATGGACGCCGACGAGTCGACCGGGACGGAGATCCGATTCTGGCCCGACGACGAGATATTCGAGACGACCGACTTCCAGACCTCGACGCTCGCGAACCGGCTGCGCGAGCTGGCGTTCCTCAACTCGGGCGTCGAGATACGGCTCGTCGACGACCGCGACGACACCGCGGAGACGTTCAAGTACGACGGCGGCATCCGCGAGTTCGTCGCGTACCTCAACGAGACCCGCTCGCCGATCCACGAGGAGGTCATCTACTTCGAGGACGAGACCGACGGCGTCCACGTCGAGGTCGCGATGCAGGCGACCGAGGAGCTACAGGGCTCCGTCCACGCGTTCGCGAACAACATCAACACCCGCGAGGGCGGGACCCACCTCACCGGGTTCAAGACCGCCCTGACGCGGACCGTCAACGACTACGCCAACGAACACGGGCTGGTCGACGACCTCGACGCCAACCTCAAGGGAGAGGACGTTCGCGAGGGCCTCACGGCCGTCGTCTCGGTGAAACACCCGGACCCGCAGTTCGAGGGGCAGACGAAGACGAAGCTCGGCAACAGCGAGGTCCGCGGCGTCGTCGAGTCCGCGACCCACGAGAAGCTCGGGACGTTCTTCGAGGAGAACCCGGACACCGCGGAGAAGGTCGTCCACAAGGCCGCGGAAGCCGCCCGCGCCCGAAAGGCCGCGAAGAAGGCCGAGGAACTGACCCGCCGGAAGTCCGCGCTGGAGTCGACCGCGCTGCCCGGCAAGCTGGCCGACTGCCAGACCCGCGACCCCACCGAGGCGGAGCTGTTCGTGGTCGAGGGCGACTCCGCGGGCGGCTCGGCCAAGCAGGGCCGGAACCGCGAGAACCAGGCGATCTTACCCCTCAAAGGGAAGATCCTCAACGTCGAGAAACACCGGCTCGACCGCATCTTAGAGAACGACGAGATCCGCGCGCTGATCACCGCGATCGGCGCGGGGATCGGAGAGGAGTTCGACATCGACGACGTCCGGTACAACAAGATCATCCTGATGACGGACGCCGACGTCGACGGCGCGCACATCCGGACGCTGCTTCTCACCCTGCTGTACCGCCACATGAAACCCCTGCTGGAGGCCGGCTACGTGTACGCGGCCCAGCCGCCGCTGTACCGCGTCCGCTACCGCGGGGAGACGTACGACGCGATGACCGAGGAGGAGCGCGACCGCATCGTCGAGGAGAAGTGCGACGGGAATCCGACGCAGGTCCAGCGGTTCAAGGGCCTCGGCGAGATGAACCCCGACCAGCTGTGGGACACCACCATGGACCCGGAGAACCGCCGGCTCAAGCGCATCAACGTCGACGACGCGGCCGCCGCCGACCGCATGTTCAACGTGCTGATGGGTGACGCCGTCGAGCCGCGGAAGCAGTTCATCAAGGAGCACGCGACCGAAGCGGAGTGGGTGGATATATGAGCTCAGAAAGTCCCGACGCCGACCCCGGAGACGTACGAGCCGCACAGGTGACGAACGCGCGCATCGAAGACGAGATGGAGCAGTCGTACATCGACTACGCGATGTCCGTCATCGCGGGTCGCGCGCTCCCCGACGTGCGGGACGGGCTCAAGCCCGTCCACCGCCGCATCCTCTTCGCGATGAACGAGGCGGGAGTGACGAGCAACTCCGCGCACCGCAAGTCCTCCTCCGTCGTCGGCGAGACGATGGGCGACTACCATCCCCACGGCGACAGCGCCATCTACGACACGCTCGCGCGGATGGCCCAGGACTTCTCGATGCGCTACCCGCTCGTCGACGGGCAGGGGAACTTCGGCTCCGTCGACGGCGACCCGCCGGCGGCGATGCGGTACACCGAGGCGCGGATGGCCCCCATCGCCGAGGAGCTGATGGCGGACATCGAGCGCGACACCGTCGACTTCGAGGCGAACTACGACGATCGCCTCGAAGAGCCGGCGGTGCTGCCCGCGGCGTTCCCGAACCTGCTGGTCAACGGCTCGTCGGGCATCGCCGTCGGAATGTCGACGAACATCCCGCCGCACAACCTCGGCGAGGTGATCGACGCGACCGTCGAGCTAATCCAGACCCCCGACGCGACCGTCGAGGACCTGATGGAACACGTAAAGGGGCCGGACTTCCCGACCGGCGCGAACATCGTCGGCCGGAACGCGGTCCACAAGGCGTACAAGACCGGTCGCGGTCGGATCCGCGTCCGCGCCGAGTTCGAGGTCGACGAGGAGGAGGGCCGGATCGTCATCTCAGAGCTCCCCTTCCAGCAGAACAAGTCGCGGCTCGTCGAGCGGATCGCCGAGGACGTCAACGAGGGCGCGATCGAGGGGATCAGAGACCTCCGCGACGAGTCCGACCGCGACGGGATCCGGATCGTCGTCGACCTCAAGCGCGACGCGATGGCGGAAGTGGTGAAAAACCAGCTGTTGGAGAGCCACCTCGAACGCACGTTCGGCGTCATCAACCTCGCCTTAGTCGACGGCTCGCCGCAGGTGTTGGACCTCAAGGAGACGCTCGAACACTACGTCGAGCACCGGCGCGAGGTCGTCCGCCGGCGCTCCGAACACGAACTCGCCGAGCGCGAGGACCGCGCGCACATCCTCGAAGGACGGCTGAAGGCGCTCGACAACGTCGACGACGTCGTCGAGACGATTCAGGACTCCGACGACCGCGACGCCGCGAAGGCCGCGCTGGAGTCCGCGTTCGACTTCACCGAGGCGCAGGCCGCCCACATCGTCCGGATGCAGCTCGGCTCGCTCACCTCGATGGAGACGGCCGAGATCGAGGAGGAGTACGAGGAGGTGAACGCCCGGATCGAGCGGCTGGAGACGATCCTCGCCGACCCCGCCGAGCTCGACCAGGTGATCGTCGACGAGCTTCACGAGATCAAAGCCGAGTACGACGACGAGCGCCGCACGAGCTTCATCGAGGACGCGGGCGACGTGACTCACGAGGACCTCATCCCCGAGGAGGAGTGCGTCGTCGTGATGAGCGAGGACGACTACATCAAGCGGATGCCGCTCGACGAGTTCCGCGCGCAGAACCGCGGCGGCAAGGGGATCATCGGCACGGGGTTAAAGGAGGGCGACCGCGTCTCCTCGGTGTTCGCGGCCAACTCCCACGACTACCTGCTCGTGTTCACCAATCACGGCCAGATCTACGAGCTGAAGACCTACGAGATCCCCGAGATGTCCCGCACCGCGCGCGGGAAGTCCGCGGTCAACCTCCTCGATCTGGACGACGGCGAGGAGATAGAGTCGGTCGTCAACACCGAGGACTTGGACGACGACGAGTACCTCACGATGGTCACCCGCGACGGGTACATCAAGCGGACCGCCGTC
This genomic stretch from Halorubrum hochsteinianum harbors:
- a CDS encoding nuclear transport factor 2 family protein; its protein translation is MPSRREADGAEPESGRQGGDANGEGPGDERDKRGPVALARAYYGALDTGEYDRLRSLLDPGFVQNRPDRTFEGRDRFVAFMRDERPNTDTTHVVERVYPAGPGVAVRGRLLDADGEELFAFVDVFGVEDGRLTALETYAADS
- a CDS encoding iron-containing alcohol dehydrogenase family protein; this encodes MLPIADSFEHVHRGCEIRFGRGRIADLDGWLDDRGLDDALVVCGSNTGANDALMDPIREGLGDRFAGIFDGTTPDKRVETAYDLLDARAEVGADVLVAVGGGASLDVARQATLLAADGRDLGDLRADAESGADALGELAPGSEPALPVVVIPTTFAGADLSAGGSLAVFSAGESPTGQPVTVSGSGAWPIADVADPALFETTPRSVLAGSAMNGFNKGVETPYARDASPVSDAAAVHGLRLLSDALPHVAGDQPSSEAATDRAVVGALLVQLDRKISVVHAFGHGFARRYDVQQGAVHAAIAPHALAYLFDEVDASRRALAAGLGVPTAGRDDDAVAEDVVAAVAEVRDSLDVPSRLRDLPETDEDDLPAIAEFVVEDPPMARAPADLDATAEGILGVLRAAW
- the gyrB gene encoding DNA topoisomerase (ATP-hydrolyzing) subunit B, which encodes MSEQSEYGAGQIQVLEGLQAVRKRPAMYIGSTDGRGLHHLVYEVVDNSIDEALAGYCEEIEVRVHDDGSVSVRDDGRGIPVDTHEEYDRPALEVILTVLHAGGKFDSKSYQVSGGLHGVGVSVVNALSERLEVEVKRDGGVYRHEFERGEPGEDAFERVRDMDADESTGTEIRFWPDDEIFETTDFQTSTLANRLRELAFLNSGVEIRLVDDRDDTAETFKYDGGIREFVAYLNETRSPIHEEVIYFEDETDGVHVEVAMQATEELQGSVHAFANNINTREGGTHLTGFKTALTRTVNDYANEHGLVDDLDANLKGEDVREGLTAVVSVKHPDPQFEGQTKTKLGNSEVRGVVESATHEKLGTFFEENPDTAEKVVHKAAEAARARKAAKKAEELTRRKSALESTALPGKLADCQTRDPTEAELFVVEGDSAGGSAKQGRNRENQAILPLKGKILNVEKHRLDRILENDEIRALITAIGAGIGEEFDIDDVRYNKIILMTDADVDGAHIRTLLLTLLYRHMKPLLEAGYVYAAQPPLYRVRYRGETYDAMTEEERDRIVEEKCDGNPTQVQRFKGLGEMNPDQLWDTTMDPENRRLKRINVDDAAAADRMFNVLMGDAVEPRKQFIKEHATEAEWVDI
- the gyrA gene encoding DNA gyrase subunit A, which gives rise to MSSESPDADPGDVRAAQVTNARIEDEMEQSYIDYAMSVIAGRALPDVRDGLKPVHRRILFAMNEAGVTSNSAHRKSSSVVGETMGDYHPHGDSAIYDTLARMAQDFSMRYPLVDGQGNFGSVDGDPPAAMRYTEARMAPIAEELMADIERDTVDFEANYDDRLEEPAVLPAAFPNLLVNGSSGIAVGMSTNIPPHNLGEVIDATVELIQTPDATVEDLMEHVKGPDFPTGANIVGRNAVHKAYKTGRGRIRVRAEFEVDEEEGRIVISELPFQQNKSRLVERIAEDVNEGAIEGIRDLRDESDRDGIRIVVDLKRDAMAEVVKNQLLESHLERTFGVINLALVDGSPQVLDLKETLEHYVEHRREVVRRRSEHELAEREDRAHILEGRLKALDNVDDVVETIQDSDDRDAAKAALESAFDFTEAQAAHIVRMQLGSLTSMETAEIEEEYEEVNARIERLETILADPAELDQVIVDELHEIKAEYDDERRTSFIEDAGDVTHEDLIPEEECVVVMSEDDYIKRMPLDEFRAQNRGGKGIIGTGLKEGDRVSSVFAANSHDYLLVFTNHGQIYELKTYEIPEMSRTARGKSAVNLLDLDDGEEIESVVNTEDLDDDEYLTMVTRDGYIKRTAVDEFGNIRSTGIRAIRLEDGDELVDVEVTDGDRDIVIGSKHGMAIRFDESDARAMGRTARGVIGIDLREGDAVAGVAAIDDEYHNWVLTVTENGYGKRSDLDEYRPQSRNGKGLVDIKTGDRNGEVVAIEAVTHGDHLVAMSAEGQIMRTRVEEISTVSRNTKGVIVMNLEPDDEVASVDIVPESVHAAEADDADEEGDIEADAAAE